The sequence below is a genomic window from Nostoc flagelliforme CCNUN1.
TAAAAATTAAGGCGATCGCTATGAAATTTACTGTAGAGCAAATCCTGAATCTGCCCGATATGAAAGTATTAGATTTTCAAGAAATTGAAGGGGAAGAAATAATTATAACGATAGAAAAAAGCGTCAACTATTCGACTTGCCCATCTTGTGGGCAAAATACTCAGAGTATACATCAAAATCATTGGCGGATGATTCATGATTTATCTTGGAGTAAAAAGCCAGTACTCTTAAAAATAAATCGTCGCCAGTTCAAATGTCATAAATGTAAAAAAGTCTTTAGTGAGAAATTAGATTTTGTAGATAAAAGTAAAGGATATACAAAAAGATTAGCAACAGACATAGTACAACAAGTATTAAATAGTAACATTCATAGGGTTGCCGAAAGGAATGGATTGAGTGATGAAGAAGTAGAATCAATGTTAAAAAAGCAAGCTTCACAAATATTAAATATTAATCTAAGCCAGGTAAAAAAGTTAGGTATAGATGAAATAGCTTTAGTTAAAGGTCAAGGAAACTACTTAGCAGTATTAGTGGATTTAGATACTCATAAGCCAATTGAAATAGTGCAATCACGACGAATAGAAGATATCCGTGAAGTAATTGCTGGCTGGGGATTTGAAGTACTTAATCAAATAGAAGAAGTGAGTATTGATCTCTGGTCGCCTTATAAAAGCTTAGTAGAAGATTTAATGCCAAATGCTAACATAACTGCTGACAGGTTTCATGTGATGAAACAAGTAAATGATGAATTAGATAGGATGCGTAAAACTGAGAAGAAAGCAGCAATGTCGTTAGAAGATAAATCCGAAAAATCTCGCCAACTAGAGGCATTAAATAAAAGCAAATATAGTTTAATTAAAAATGAAGATTCTTTAAACGAAAAGCAAAAATCAAAATTAAACTCCGTGTTAGAGGTGTCGCCGACTCTGGCTAAAATGCACGCACTTAAAGAACAATTCCGCCAGATATTTGAAACCACTAAATCTTGGGGAGATAGCATAACACAATTATTAGATTGGATGTATGATGCACGTTCATACTTTCCGAAAAGTCTAGGGACAATGGTGAGATGGTTTGGGGAAATAGTCGGTTATTTTGATGGCAGAACTACCAGTGGTACTGTAGAAGGAATTAATAATAAACTCAAGTTAATTAAAAGACTTGGGTATGGCTTTCGTAATTTTAGCAATTTTCGATTACGCAGTTTATTAAACTGGCACTTTTCTATTAATTCTCCATAAAAGTAACGGATGAACCACATTTACTTGCGGCAAAACTTCGTGCGTCTAATGTTGATCCTGCAGAAGGAGGATTAGGAGAATTACAAAGAGTAATAAAAATAATCCGCTCACGATGGAAAGAGGTGAAAATTATTATTCGTGGGGATAGTGCTTATTCGAGAGAAGATATAATGAGTTGGTGTGAATCTCAAACTGAAATTTATTATGTATTGGGACTCGCTCGAAATAATAGGCTACTCCAGCTATCCCAATCAATTCAGTATCGCGCATCCCAAGAGTACTCAGGAAAAATTAAACATATAGTCGAGTTTTTTGAAACCTTATTTCCTCCATCACCAGATTTAAAGAACGACGCAGCAGTATTTGTTGATAACTCAGTTTGGTATTGCTCTCTTGACTATCAAACTCTAGATAGTTGGAGCCGTCAGCGTCGTGTTGTCGCCAAAGTTGAATATAGCTATAAAGAAGTCGATACTCGCTTTGTAGTTACTTCGCTCCCTGTTAATAAAATCCCGCCAGGGCGACTTTATACTCAAAAGTACTGCCCGCGCGGGAATATGGAAAATTGTTTAAAAGAACAAAAGCTAGGGTTACATAGTGATAGAACAAGTACCCATACGTTTGAAGGGAATCAATTACGTTTGTGGTTTGCGTCTATTGCTTATATTTTGATGAATGCTCTACGAGAACAATGTTTAGCAAACACGGAATTCAAAAATGCAACTGTTGAGATTATACGCACAAAATTATTGAAGCTAGGAGCCGTCATTACTATTAGGAAACGACGAATTTTAATCGCAATTAGTAGTGCCTGCCCTTATAAAGAGATTTTCGCAATGGTTTATAAGAGTTTATCTCAATTACCTTGCCCTGGCTGATAATGACCTAATTTAATTCATAAGTAATAACTGATTTTGATTTTTAATAGCTGGTTTTTAGGGTTATTTTACTTGATTTAAACCCATGACTTGGCATATCAATTTTTATTACTAGAAGTTAGCTTTTTCAGGATTTGTTATTTTTGATGTATCATATATATCTTTAATGGGGTCGGTCTTTACTTTGAGTTGCCCACGTTCTGGAGGTATTTTGATGATGTATTAATTAAATCATCTTAAATTTGGCTAATCCAAGCATTTTTTTCTCACTTGTGAGAAATCCGGGGGTAGACAAAATCGAAGTCGGTCTATCTGATTTTTACTTGGTGGATGATATTCACGGCATCTATCGGGGCATGATGATTGCCATTCCTCCGGTTCATTGGCAATGCTTTGAGGATTTTACACTCAATCAGATGGTAGATATTCTCCAACATCTAGCCACTAAAGTACATCTGAAATCCTTTCGCAAGCATCCCAGAAGTCCCAAAAAGAAGCGATCACCTCTCTTGGTTGATGGCAAACATCCCCACTGTTCCACTGCTCGAAAGCTCAAGCAATACAAAGCAACTCTTGATGCTATCCCTTGAAGTCACACCATAAAATATGTTATTTGTCAATATTTAGAGGGCTGATTCCTTTATTACTAAACCCCACACCCATAAGCTTTATAGTCGATTTAGCTTGTCAACACTTCTCTTTCAGAGACGCTCCGCGAACGACAAGCTCAGTGCAGCGCTGTCAACTGTCAACTGTCAACTGTCAACTGTCAACTGTCATCACGCTCCTGGTTGGAAATAATCAAGGAGGCGATCGCCTGAATCTGCGCGAATCAATGCTACAACTACATCAGGTAAAGACGTTAAGCTGGGGTAAACCAGATAACGTCCTTCCCAACGCGGGTTAAATTTCTCTTTATAGGAATGTAAGCCTTGAAAATTGTAGAAACGGTTTAAATGTTCGTAAAGATAGTGCAATCCCTTCTCTAAACGCCTTGATTCTGGTTTTTCACCCACCCCAGCCAATGCAGACAACCCAAAGTTAAAGCTGTCATAAGCTTGGTCTTTAAAGTGTTGTAGTAACGAAGTGAATAAAAAATCCATCGTCCCATTTTCCATTGATTGGCGGTGACGCATCAAATCAATGGTGGCTTCGTTAAGTTGATATTCAGGTAAGAGATTGGTAAAAGCATCAATTTGACCATTAGGATTTATGACTACAGCAATCTCACATTCTCGTAGGTAAGCTTCATCAAACCAACCCAAAGAAAAGCGTTTTTCTGAACCTTGCACCATTCTTAACCATTCATCACTCACAGGTTTGAGTTGCTGTAATAATTCATGAGTAATTGGCGGTTGATGGAAATTAACTTGATAACCCAATTTAGTCAAACGGTTAATAGATGGACGAAAGTTTTTACCAGCTTTCCCTTGCAAAGTAAAACTCTTGAGATCCACGATCGCTTCTTCACCAATCTTGAGAACCCTAAACCCTAAAGAAGTGTACATTTCCAAGTCATCGGGTAAAGTTTGGTAAAAAGCTGGATACCAATCATTGCGTTGACAAAACTCCCGAAAACTAACGATAGTTTCCATTCTGTCTTCAATGGGGCCGATGGGATCACCCAAGGCGATCGCACCCCTACCTTTGGGAACATAAGCAATGACACTACTACCAGAAGGACTAAAATAGTAGCTTTTATCACTTAAAAGGGTCAAAGCTGCCAAAGAAGAACGTCCATACTGCTGGACTATTTCCTTTGCTTTTCTTTGCTCATTTGCGATAGCAGTATTACGCGATAATACTGGCTGTAAAAGCATAATAATCGCAAATGTCATTGTACTGGCGGCAATTATATAAATAGAATTGGCAAAAAACTCTCCAAATCTACTCTGTGGTTGCAAACCCCAATTATCTTCTGTAAAAAACATTGCCAAAGTTTGCACTACGGCTTCACCCCAATTAAAATTTTCGGTGAATTTGCCATCTAACAAATAAAATCCTACTGTGCCATAAGCCAGGGTAAATAACAGCGCTCCTATTAATACACGCACACCTTGCGCCACCGAAGGACGGTCAGATTGTGCTGTAAAAGTATCGCGCATCAAGATTAACTGTACTAATAAAATTCCCGATAATATACTTTCTTCGTAATCCCATCCTTTTAATAAATGACTTATTATAGAAATAACTAATATACCTATAGTTAGAATCCAAGCAACTCGTTTTCGCCGTAATAAGTTAGTAGCAAGTGTTAATAAAATAAATCCTGTTAAGGCAGCAAATATGTGACCACTAGCACGAATATCAAATGGTAAAAATTCTTTTAACCAATGATTTCTACCATATAAATTAGGTGTGACTGATGATAATAAATTAACTACTCCAACTACGGTAGTTAGAATAGCTGCACTCCAAAGTCCTAGTTGAGTTCTAGATATATTACTCATTTTGGTTTTGAATTATTAAACTGTTCCCCTACATAAGCCAGAGAATCTTTAAGGTGTTTGTGAAAGTAGTTCCAGCCTATATCAGCACCCGATAAACCATGTCCGCCTGGAAATGAGTTGAAAACATTAGCAATACCTAACTGATTTAAGGTTTGATGAAAGGCTTTTGTTGAAGCTAGAAAATCAGTATCGTTTACCCCTGCATCTAAATAAATACGCAAGCGTTTTCTATCCCCAGCTGACAGCTTTTTGACAATTTGTTGAGGGCTATTTTGTGGGCCGCTACTATCAGTAAAATAACCACTATGGCTAAAAAATATATTAAAGTTGTTGAGATAGCGTAACCCGATATTTAATGCACCCCATCCTCCAGAAGATAGACCTCCTAAAGCCCAAAATTGGGGTGATTCGAGCGTGCGGTAGCGTGACTTAACTACTTCTACTAACTCCGAACCAATCAAAGTCCCTACTTTACCGTGAGTCCCATCAAAATAGTCCGGGTCATATAAAGGACTCGAACCGCGATTATCGTTACCATCAGGTGTAATCACAATTGATGGGGGTAACTTTTTACTCTTATATAATTCAGATAATATATTGAGTAGGGCGTATTTATCAACGTAGGCACGGGCATCATCATGACCACCGTGTAATAGAAATATTACAGGATAACGCTTTTGGGGATTTTTACTATAACCTGGGGGTAAAATCACACCATAATTACGAACTGAACCCATTGCTTGGGAATTGAAGGTTTCTAACTGAAATTTTAGACCAGTATTAGTTTCTTCTTGGGGTGGATCTAATTGCGGTGCGCCTAATACAAATACATAGTAGTAGCCACCACCGATTAAGATGGCGATCGCACCTATTACACCCATGAAAATCTTAGGAATTTTCATACTTATTTAATAATGTGTTTTGTCAGTATCTATCGTTTATTTTGACCAAACAAAGCTATTAAAATTATCAATGATTAGGTCAATTTTTAGATGTGCTGGCTGTTTGTGTAGCTTTAAATTGTTCGCCTACAAAAGTTAACGAATCTGCTAAATGTTCTCGCCAATATTGCCAAGTGTGACCTCCAGGATATTCACGAAATACATGATAGATGTTTAAGCGTGCTAGTTCTTGGCTAAAGTCTTTAGTTTCCTTCACTTCATAACGATCTGAGCTACCTGTATCTAAATAAATTTTCAATCTTTTTTTAACTTGTCCTGGCACATTTTTAATATAGATAATTGGGCTATTTGCTGCGCCACTTTTATCTCGAAAATAACCACTATGACTAAATAAAATTGAGAAATTGTTGGAGTTACGTAAACCTACATTAACTGCACCCCAGCCGCCGGAAGATAATCCGCCAATTGCCCAAAAATCAGGATTAGGTAGAGTGCGGTAGCGGCTTTTAACCACTTGTACTAACTCATTACCAACAGCCGTAGAAACATTACCATTAGGGCCGTCGAAATAATCAGGATCTCTATAAGGACTAGAACCGCGCTTATCGTTACCATCTGGGGTAATGATAATACTAGGTGGTAATTTGCCTGCGGTGTAGAGTTGTTCTAGAGTTTTGAGGGCTTGTCCTTTCTTGGAACTGAACCAATCTGTAGGTTCACCGTGTCCACCGTGGAGAAGAAAAACTACTGGATAACGTTGCTGTGGGTTTTGTGCGTAGCCAGGAGGTAGAGAAACCCCATAGGTACGATTTCCCCCCATGACTTGGCTGTTATAGGTTTCTATTTGAAAGCTGAGGGGGTTAGCTACATTCTCAGTGCTGGGTTGTGGTGTAGAAGGGGTTTTGTGCTGTAGCAGTTAATGTTAGAAGACAGAAGGAAATACTGACGCAGAATAATATTTGCAGTTTTTTGTTGTTCATAGAAACCCGTGTCGGTTTTATCTTTATTGTTGATGAATTGAAATAACTTTTTGGTTTAGCCAATTTGCGATCGCTTCGTTCACTAATTCAGCACACTCAGCCATTACCAAATGCCCCGCATCGGCATAATGTAAATGAGTGCCATCATCAAAGTGACTGGCTAACTCATCCCCCATCTTGGCGGTAAACATGGGGTCTTTTCCCGCAGTAATGATTAAAGCAGGAATATGCAGATTCTTCGGTAAAGGATGACGAATAAAAAAGTTATAGTCCCAAAATATTTCTAAACCTTTGTAGGCATCAAAATCTGTAGGTGCTGGGTTCTCAGCAAAAAACCTTTCCATCACACTATGACGGTAAGAAGTTGAGAGAAATTTATTAACTGTTTGCACCCCAGGCAAATGCAGTAAATATCTGCCACCCCAAGCCATAAATTTCATTAAGGGAATTTCCCACCACGGCGCTAAATCGTGAGTTCCCCCAGCAATAGCAATAATTGCTTTGGCTGGATAATGTTGTACAAACTCTAAACCAATAGGAACCCCATAACTGTGGCAGCACAATACAGGTAAATCAATCCCAAAGTGTTGCAATAATCGGTGTAAATCTCGACAATGCCGCCCGATAGAATAGCGAGAGTAACGACTAGACTGACCATTTCCTCCCAAATCATAAGCTAAAACTTCCCAGCCTTGAGTCTGGGCAAACTCATACTGCATTCTAAAATTAAAGCGGTTTCCTGTTCCTCCGTGGATAAAAACCATCGCTGGATAAGCACCAGAACTATGACAGACTTGTAAATTTACGCCTCGACGTAGGTGAAAATTTTCGCCAATTAGTGCATCATAATGAGTCATAAGCAGTAGGGAATTAAGGGTAGAGCAAAGGGAAAAACAATTGCTCACTGACTAACGACTAACTTCAATAGTTTACGCAACACATTTGTCAATGGTGTGTCAACTGGATAGAGAATTGACGGCTAATACCATTTTGGATTTTAGATTTTAGATTTTGGATTTTGAAATGCTTCATTAGTGAACTTTTCATTAATCCATTTGTCGCAATCATTTTTCAAATTGGTATAATTTTCCCTTTATCCCTAAACCTTTATGTTCAGAAATATCCGATTTAATGTCAGCTATTTATTGAGTTTGTTATTATTGGCACTTTGTATATGGGCGATCGCTAATGAATTACGCGCCTATAATTATCAGGATATTCTGCACTCATTAGCCTCAATTCCTAAACGACGATTGAGTTGGGCAATAGGGTTAACTATTCTTGGTTATTCAGTTATGGCAGGTTATGATATCTTGGGTTTTTACTATGTTGATCGCACCCTATTGTGGAATAAAATTGCTTTAACTAACTTTATTAGTTCTGCTTTTAGTAATACTATTGGTTTTGCTTTATTGACTGGCAGCGCTATCCGTTACCGATTCTATACTGGTTGGGGAGTGCCAGGAGTAGCGATCGCTCAAATAATTGCCTTTGTTAATTTTACCTTTTGGTTAGGAATGCTCACGCTTGCCGGGGTAATTTTCCTGACTAATCCTTTATCAATTCCTACTCAAATACATTTACCTTTTTCTACAGTACGCCCCTTCAGCTTTATTTTCATCTTTTTACTTGTTATTTACTTATTGGGTAGTATTTTTATTCGGCAAACATTAACAATTCGTGGTCATATATTCCGGTTCCCCAACTTTTCAATATCTCTAGCTCAAATTGCCATTTCCAGCCTTGACTGGGTTCTTGCCGCCGCAGTTCTTTATGTCTTACTACCTATTAATTCTAGTTTGTCTTACGCTGATTTTTTAGGAGTCTATTTGCTGGCTATGGTGGCAGCAATTATTAGTAATATTCCTGGAGGTTTGGGAGTATTTGAAACTATTATTTTGCTCTTACTTTCTTCTAAAATTTCGGCAGCAAAAATTTTAGGCTCCCTGTTAGCTTATCGTGGAATCTACTATTTTATGCCCGTATTCCTAGCAGGAGGTTTATTAAGCATTTTTGAACTGAGATATAGAAAGAAAATTTAATAATTAAAAAAAAAGTTAAATATTTTTGTATTAGGCATTGCCTAATGTTGCTTGTTTTAAACTAGAAGCTCAATCCAAACCAAAACTAACCCTACTTGTATTTTTATTAGAACAGTATCGAATTAGATTGTGTGACAGTGTAAGGATTAAATGAAAAAAAGATTGAATATAAAAAACACAAAGACCTTACTACATAAGCCTTTGGGCAATCAGTTGTATGTTTTTTTATCTAGCACTACTGTTCAAATAAAGTTTAATAAATTACTATATATAATGTGAAAGATTCGACTGATTTATCAATCTATAACTGTGCAACTTCACTCTCAAGCAGAATTTGATCCTAACTCGAATAACCCTGCTGAAAAGGGTTTACAAAGAGTTCTCCAGCGTCTTGTCCAAACCATGCAAAGAGACGCACTAGTTCGACAAACAACGAACAACCTGAGAGAATCGCTACAAGTTGATCGGGTGGTGTTATATTACTTTTACTCCCAGTGGCACGGACAAGTTACCTTTGAAGCCTTAAGTTCAGAAGAACTTTCCATATTAGGCTCAAGTGGGCCAGATGAGTGTTTTAATGATGAGTATGCAGCATTGTATTTAGCTGGACGTACAAGAGCGATCGCTGATATTGAATCAGAACCAATCAACCCTTGCCATCGTGACTTCCTCCGCACTCTGCAAGTCCGCGCCAACCTAGTTGTAACAGTTTTAGTACCCAAAGGATTATGGGGGCTGCTAGTTGCTCATCATTGCCAAGCACCCCATTCCTGGACAGAATCAAACATACAACTAATGCAGTCAGGAGCAAAAACTTTAACTACATCGCCTTATATTTTGGAAACTTGAGCTAGGCGGGGAACAAATCAATTTACAATACGCCTGATTAATCAAGGAATGGATGAAGATATTAGTACTGGAATTCGCTCTTAGTTTAAGGTTCCCATTTTTAAATGAAAAATAACTTTGTTTGGAACCTCTCTACACAAGCTTCTACTGCAACGCGCTATGTCTGCTGAAACTTAACAAAAGTCTCGCGCCAAGTAGGGTTAGCTGGAGAAAACCAGTTTGCAGAAATTGTCACCAGCCGACCACCATCAACCAATCGTTGCAATGCTGAATTGATATGCCGAGGGGTTGCATCAGGATTGCGGCTGTTGATTTTCGGTGATGATGAAAATGGTGGATTCATCAGCACAACCGAGGGCTGAGTCTTGCCAGCCAGATAGTCATTTATCTGCTCGGCATTCACCCCAAATAATGGAACGCCAGGGAATAACCGACGCAAAATCTTAGCTCTATCGGGCGCAAGTTCATTGAGCATCAGACTTGCACCCCTAAGTTTAGCCATTTGTGCCAATAGACCAGTTCCAGCACTGGGTTCAAGCATTTTCTCTAAGGTTTTAAGTTCTTCTTGGCATTTGCTCCTGATTCAAAAAACATTAGATATTGTGAAATATTTTTAAGTCTTTTTTACCCAAGTGGCTCTTAACTCATTAGATGAGAACTTTGAAGGTATTTTAACCGACAACGAAAATGTCGGGCGATCGCTCAATTTGGAAATTGACAACAAACTAAAGGTTTGAGTACAGAGGCCAAACTGTACTCAGCAATGCCAACCTTATATAAATAAGGAGACTTAGCCTAAAATTCAAAACGGCTGACTGTTTCAAATGGCTTAGGGTAAACAATCTCTCGCTGTGCCCAAGAGGAGGCAATCTCCGGGAAGTCTAAGTGAGTGCTAGGACGACCCGGGGTTCGACTGCCTCGTGAAGGTTTGGGTCTAGGTACGATAATGTAGTAAGCATCTGGAAGACTCAGAGGTATAATGCTTTTTTGTAAAGAAAGCACAGTCGGGATTTCAGCATGTTGAAGTTCCCAAACTGAAAGTGCATGAAAGATAATTAGATATAAAACAAAGGCTTCTAATGGTTCTGCATTAGGAGCAGATATATACTCACACAACTGCGGAATTATTTCTAGTGGGTAATGTTTGATAGTTGGGGGTAGTGCTGGAACTTTATGCTTGACGGGGTTTATCAGCGTCAACCTATTGTTTAAAGCCCATTCAAAGAAAACAAATAATTTACTACAGTGCTGACGAATAGTATTGTGACTGTACCGACTGGCTTGGGTAAAGCAATGGAGAGAAGAACAACCCAAACAAACTTCAGGTGGCTGACGCTGATGTGGGTCAAAATCAACTGCTTTTTGGCATATCGAACATTTCCATTGCCAGTAGAGGGTCAACAGATAGTTGCTGATAAAAGACGGCTGGACTTGCTCTGGAGAATAAATGGCAAACTTAAAACTCCATGTCCAAAATGCAGCAATAACTTCCATGTGGTCACGCACAGTTGCTGGTGTAGTTTTCTTTTCCCAAAGCCAGCTAACGTAGAGTTGCAACAATGGTTGAATACCAATGGGAGCAGTGTTAAGCGGTTGTAGCGCGTTGCGCCTGAGAATATAGTTTTCTCGACTTTCAAGTTTACCTTGCACAGCTAGCAAATGTCCAAGTTCCAACAAGCTTGATCTAATACTCTTGGGTATCGCCCGGTTTGTTGCTTCTAATTGTGGAAGATTTTCTTCAATTGCCTCCCAAGTTAACGGATTAGGAAGATAACGCTGTTGTAAAAAACGACCAAAACGTCGAAATTGTTGATTGATTTTTTGTGATACAGAACTCCAATCAATCGTACTAACCAGCAGATCAAATAAAGCTTTATTGCATGGATAAGGCGTACTAAAATTTATCACATAAACTGTTAATGATTTTTTAGCAAGCTCATTGTGATAGCAATATTTACATAAATTTTTAGCCTTATTGATGATTACCTTAGATTGACCACATTGCGTACACGGTTTAACTCCATTGCGCTCCTTATATGAACAAGTCAGGCAGATATCCCGTTGTAGTTGACAAGAAATTCTAAGTTGACCGCAAACAGAACACTCAACTTTACCTAATTGTGCTTTACCCTGCTTGCGGAGGCTATAAGAAACAATATCTTTGCAAACTTTACAAAACCAGTTTTTTTCATCATATATAGATTTGATTTGAGAGCAGCGACTACAGGCTGCTACAGGTCTTGATAACTTTTTGATACAACGGGGACATAAGCCAGTTGTTGATGAAACTTGATTTTTGGCCATGCCACAATGTTTGCAAACAGATTTGGTTTCTCGTTTGTAACAAGAGTGACAAATGTCTCGTCTTAGCTGGCAAGTACTTGTGCGACCACAGATTTCACAAATAATCAAACGTTTAATTGTCATCAGCTATCAAAGAGTAAATTTTCTTCTTTTACGTAGGCTGAGGTATCAATAAAATATTTGAGATGTTCGATTGCTTCCATGAGAGCGAGCGCGTCACACCCGCGCAAAAGAGTGGCTTCCTCACCGCCAGCCCAAGTAATTACGGCAATAAGAGGTTCAAATTCAAATTCAATCAGCCGAATTTGAGATAAATTAATTGTGCAGCAAGGTAGTTTCACGAAAATTGGCATAACAACTCCAACTCATCGACTGATTTGGTTTTTAATAAAGCCAATTTCTGTTCAGGGGGCAGAGTTTTGATAGTTCTTTCTGCACGTATGGCCTGTATTTTGCTAGAGAAAATCCAGAAACCGAGCAATTTTAAAGGACGATTTGTTCGGGTGTAGCGTCCACCTCGTCCAGCATTATGTTCAACCATACGACGTTCAACATTTCTAGTATGGCCAGTGTAAACTGAACCATTTGCACAACAAGCCAGATATACGTAGTAGAGTTCAGACATTTTCATTACCCATTTGTTCCTTGGTTAGGAAATTGATGCGGATCAGGGAAAATACTCTCCTGTTTTTTTGGTTGCTTCTTATCTCCATAAAGCCGAGATGGTTTGTGATTAGAAGCTTTGCTTTGCTTTGTAAGTTCTTTAGGTGAGTCTGGAAGTACATCAAAAAAATCACTAACTTTACAGTCTAAAGCGTTACAAAGTGCCTGAATTGTTTGTATTCTTAATGCACTAGGTTTTCCATTAATTAAGGCAGAAACTGCCTGCAAGGAAAGTTGAACTCCAGCTTTAGAAGCAAGTAGTGCCTGAAGTTCTGATGGACGGTAAATATCTCGTTCAATAGCTAGCCACTTCTTCAGGTTCCACACGATAGGCATGAGTATTCTCCTTATGCGTTAGTTGTATTTGGTATCAAATTTTGGTTCTTCCGGCACTTTTATGGTGGTTACTAAATTTTAGTAAATTTTATTAACTACATTTTAATGATGTTTATCCTTCAAACATAGACTGTGTAACTATTACAGCAGTTTTAGGTATACTGAAATAATCCAAATAGCATGATTTATACTATAACACAGTAAAAATTAAGGCGATCGCTATGAAATTTACTGTAGAGCAAATCCTGAATCTGCCCGATATGAAAGTATTAGATTTTCAAGAAATTGAAGGGGAAGAAATAATTATAACGATAGAAAAAAGCGTCAACTATTCGACTTGCCCATCTTGTGGGCAAAATACTCAGAGTATACATCAAAATCATTGGCGGATGATTCATGATTTATCTTGGAGTAAAAAGCCAGTACTCTTAAAAATAAATCGTCGCCAGTTCAAATGTCATAAATGTAAAAAAGTCTTTAGTGAGAAATTAGATTTTGTAGATAAAAGTAAAGGATATACAAAAAGATTAGCAACAGACATAGTACAACAAGTATTAAATAGTAACATTCATAGGGTTGCCGAAAGGAATGGATTGAGTGATGAAGAAGTAGAATCAATGTTAAAAAAGCAAGCTTCACAAATATTAAATATTAATCTAAGCCAGGTAAAAAAGTTAGGTATAGATGAAATAGCTTTAGTTAAAGGTCAAGGAAACTACTTAGCAGTATTAGTGGATTTAGATACTCATAAGCCAATTGAAATAGTGCAATCACGACGAATAGAAGATATCCGTGAAGTAATTGCTGGCTGGGGATTTGAAGTACTTAATCAAATAGAAGAAGTGAGTATTGATCTCTGGTCGCCTTATAAAAGCTTAGTAGAAGATTTAATGCCAAATGCTAACATAACTGCTGACAGGTTTCATGTGATGAAACAAGTAAATGATGAATTAGATAGGATGCGTAAAACTGAGAAGAAAGCAGCA
It includes:
- a CDS encoding methyltransferase produces the protein MLEPSAGTGLLAQMAKLRGASLMLNELAPDRAKILRRLFPGVPLFGVNAEQINDYLAGKTQPSVVLMNPPFSSSPKINSRNPDATPRHINSALQRLVDGGRLVTISANWFSPANPTWRETFVKFQQT
- a CDS encoding GIY-YIG nuclease family protein codes for the protein MSELYYVYLACCANGSVYTGHTRNVERRMVEHNAGRGGRYTRTNRPLKLLGFWIFSSKIQAIRAERTIKTLPPEQKLALLKTKSVDELELLCQFS
- a CDS encoding helix-turn-helix domain-containing protein; translation: MPIVWNLKKWLAIERDIYRPSELQALLASKAGVQLSLQAVSALINGKPSALRIQTIQALCNALDCKVSDFFDVLPDSPKELTKQSKASNHKPSRLYGDKKQPKKQESIFPDPHQFPNQGTNG
- a CDS encoding GAF domain-containing protein — its product is MQLHSQAEFDPNSNNPAEKGLQRVLQRLVQTMQRDALVRQTTNNLRESLQVDRVVLYYFYSQWHGQVTFEALSSEELSILGSSGPDECFNDEYAALYLAGRTRAIADIESEPINPCHRDFLRTLQVRANLVVTVLVPKGLWGLLVAHHCQAPHSWTESNIQLMQSGAKTLTTSPYILET
- a CDS encoding ISL3 family transposase, which gives rise to MKFTVEQILNLPDMKVLDFQEIEGEEIIITIEKSVNYSTCPSCGQNTQSIHQNHWRMIHDLSWSKKPVLLKINRRQFKCHKCKKVFSEKLDFVDKSKGYTKRLATDIVQQVLNSNIHRVAERNGLSDEEVESMLKKQASQILNINLSQVKKLGIDEIALVKGQGNYLAVLVDLDTHKPIEIVQSRRIEDIREVIAGWGFEVLNQIEEVSIDLWSPYKSLVEDLMPNANITADRFHVMKQVNDELDRMRKTEKKAAMSLEDKSEKSRQLEALNKSKYSLIKNEDSLNEKQKSKLNSVLEVSPTLAKMHALKEQFRQIFETTKSWGDSITQLLDWMYDARSYFPKSLGTMVRWFGEIVGYFDGRTTSGTVEGINNKLKLIKRLGYGFRNFSNFRLRSLLNWHFSINSP